Proteins found in one Scomber scombrus chromosome 15, fScoSco1.1, whole genome shotgun sequence genomic segment:
- the ark2ca gene encoding E3 ubiquitin-protein ligase ARK2C isoform X1: MVLVHVGYLVLPVFGSVRNRGAHFTRHQHSHATSCRHFHLGAPQAPISAEFPLGHASQPPQTGLATHLPSAHHPPLTALPAAPQFQDVPGPPFLPQALHQQYLIQQQLLEAQHRRILPHSSCIFISSLLHRRTQERIPLNPHRLRSGYEYSPPLHVPQPMSQQQRYLAEGTDWDLSVDAGLPHHQYQLQQLPQHYQHYLASPRMHHFPRNNSSAQVVVHEIRNYPYPQLHLLALQSLNPSRHATAVRESYEELLQLEDRLGSVSRGAVQTTIERFTFPHKYKKRKPLHLKIGEEEETDVDEKCTICLSMLEDGEDVRRLPCMHLFHQGCVDQWLATSRKCPICRVDIETQLNPDS; this comes from the exons ATGGTGTTAGTACATGTTGGATATCTGGTTCTCCCCGTCTTCGGCTCAGTTAGAAATAGAG GAGCACACTTCACCAGGCATCAACACAGCCATGCTACCTCCTGCCGACACTTTCACCTGGGTGCTCCCCAGGCGCCCATCTCAGCTGAGTTCCCTCTAGGACATGCCAGCCAGCCCCCTCAGACTGGCCTGGCCACCCACCTGCCTTCGGCACACCATCCGCCCCTCACTGCCCTGcctgcagcccctcagttccaGGATGTGCCAGGGCCTCCATTCCTACCTCAGGCCTTACACCAGCAATACCTCATCCAGCAGCAGCTTCTTGAAGCGCAGCACCGCAGGATTCTCCCGCACTCCAG CTGCATATTTATATCTTCCCTGTTACACAGAAGAACCCAGGAGCGCATCCCCCTGAACCCTCACCGGCTGCGCTCAGGCTATGAGTACTCCCCTCCCCTTCATGTTCCCCAGCCAATGTCACAGCAGCAACGGTACCTGGCCGAAGGCACCGACTG GGATCTCAGCGTAGATGCTGGCCTCCCTCACCACCAGTACCAGCTCCAGCAGCTTCCGCAGCACTATCAGCATTACCTGGCCTCCCCTCGAATGCACCACTTCCCCAGGAACAATTCGTCTGCGCAAGTG GTTGTGCATGAAATCAGAAACTACCCATACCCCCAGCTACACCTGTTGGCACTGCAAAGTCTGAATCCGTCAAGGCACGCCACCGCTGTGCGGGAAAGTTATGAG GAGTTGTTGCAGCTGGAGGACCGGCTGGGAAGTGTCAGCAGAGGCGCCGTTCAGACCACCATAGAGAGATTCACCTTCCCTCACAAATACAAAAAG AGAAAGCCCCTGCATTTGAAGAttggggaagaggaggaaacagaTGTGGATGAGAAATGCACCATCTGTTTATCCATGCTGGAGGACGGAGAGGACGTCAG GAGATTACCCTGCATGCATCTCTTCCACCAGGGCTGCGTGGACCAATGGCTGGCCACCAGCAGGAAGTGTCCAATCTGTCGAGTTGACATCGAAACACAGCTGAACCCTGACAGCTGA
- the ark2ca gene encoding E3 ubiquitin-protein ligase ARK2C isoform X2, with product MVLVHVGYLVLPVFGSVRNRGAHFTRHQHSHATSCRHFHLGAPQAPISAEFPLGHASQPPQTGLATHLPSAHHPPLTALPAAPQFQDVPGPPFLPQALHQQYLIQQQLLEAQHRRILPHSRRTQERIPLNPHRLRSGYEYSPPLHVPQPMSQQQRYLAEGTDWDLSVDAGLPHHQYQLQQLPQHYQHYLASPRMHHFPRNNSSAQVVVHEIRNYPYPQLHLLALQSLNPSRHATAVRESYEELLQLEDRLGSVSRGAVQTTIERFTFPHKYKKRKPLHLKIGEEEETDVDEKCTICLSMLEDGEDVRRLPCMHLFHQGCVDQWLATSRKCPICRVDIETQLNPDS from the exons ATGGTGTTAGTACATGTTGGATATCTGGTTCTCCCCGTCTTCGGCTCAGTTAGAAATAGAG GAGCACACTTCACCAGGCATCAACACAGCCATGCTACCTCCTGCCGACACTTTCACCTGGGTGCTCCCCAGGCGCCCATCTCAGCTGAGTTCCCTCTAGGACATGCCAGCCAGCCCCCTCAGACTGGCCTGGCCACCCACCTGCCTTCGGCACACCATCCGCCCCTCACTGCCCTGcctgcagcccctcagttccaGGATGTGCCAGGGCCTCCATTCCTACCTCAGGCCTTACACCAGCAATACCTCATCCAGCAGCAGCTTCTTGAAGCGCAGCACCGCAGGATTCTCCCGCACTCCAG AAGAACCCAGGAGCGCATCCCCCTGAACCCTCACCGGCTGCGCTCAGGCTATGAGTACTCCCCTCCCCTTCATGTTCCCCAGCCAATGTCACAGCAGCAACGGTACCTGGCCGAAGGCACCGACTG GGATCTCAGCGTAGATGCTGGCCTCCCTCACCACCAGTACCAGCTCCAGCAGCTTCCGCAGCACTATCAGCATTACCTGGCCTCCCCTCGAATGCACCACTTCCCCAGGAACAATTCGTCTGCGCAAGTG GTTGTGCATGAAATCAGAAACTACCCATACCCCCAGCTACACCTGTTGGCACTGCAAAGTCTGAATCCGTCAAGGCACGCCACCGCTGTGCGGGAAAGTTATGAG GAGTTGTTGCAGCTGGAGGACCGGCTGGGAAGTGTCAGCAGAGGCGCCGTTCAGACCACCATAGAGAGATTCACCTTCCCTCACAAATACAAAAAG AGAAAGCCCCTGCATTTGAAGAttggggaagaggaggaaacagaTGTGGATGAGAAATGCACCATCTGTTTATCCATGCTGGAGGACGGAGAGGACGTCAG GAGATTACCCTGCATGCATCTCTTCCACCAGGGCTGCGTGGACCAATGGCTGGCCACCAGCAGGAAGTGTCCAATCTGTCGAGTTGACATCGAAACACAGCTGAACCCTGACAGCTGA